The Caproicibacterium amylolyticum genome includes the window GAAGGTATACGCTCTTTTTACAGCGGGCAACACAGAAGGAATTTTCCAGTTTGAGTCCGCCGGCATGCGCAGCATGATGATGCAGATGAAACCGGAAAAGCTGGAGGATTTGATTGCAGCGAATTCGCTGTATCGTCCGGGACCAATGGAGTTTATACCGAAGTACATTCAAAATCGTCAGCATCCGGAGAGGATAACTTATGCACATCCCCTGCTGAAACCAATTCTAAAAGTAACCTATGGCTGCATTGTATATCAGGAACAGGTCATGCAGGTGTTTCGCACACTCGCGGGGTACAGCCTTGGCCGTGCAGACATTGTACGGCGCGCCATGAGCAAGAAGAAACATGATGTCATGCAGCGCGAAAAAGAAATTTTCATTCACGGCCTGCAGGCAGAGGACGGTACTTGGGAGGTGCCGGGCTGCCTGCGAAACGGTGTGGATGAACAGACGGCATTGAAAATTTACGGCGAAATGGAAAGCTTCGCTTCCTATGCGTTCAATAAGTCCCATGCTGCCGCGTATTCGTATTTAGCGTATCAGACCGCATATTTGAAATGCTTTTATCCGCGCCAGTATATGGCGGCGCTGTTAACCAGTGTGCTGGACAGCACCGGCAAACTGTCTGGGTACATTGCTGAATGCGGGCGGCTGCATATCCGGGTGCTTGCACCGGATATCAACAGCAGCGAAGCCGCTTTTACCGTATGTGGCAAGGACATCCGCTTTGGTTTGCTTGCAGTACGAAATCTGGGGCGCGGGCTGATTGACGCCGTGATTGGGGAACGCAGGCAGTTTGGAGCGTACCGTTCTTTTTATGATTTCTGTAAGCGGACCTTTGACAAAATGAACCGCCGCTCTTTGGAAAGCTTTGTAAAATGCGGCGCATTAGACGGTCTTGGGAGCAACCGCCGAGAGATGATGACTGCGGTCCCGCTGGTGCTGGATGCATTGGCGAACGACAAGCGCCGCAATGTTGAAGGGCAGATTGGCTTTTTTGACCAGCCGGATGAGCCGAACGGTGCGGAAGAAGATTTCCAAATGCCGTCCATGTCGGATTACAGTACGGGCGACCGGCTGGCAATGGAAAAAGAAGTCACCGGTATGTTCCTTTCCGGCAATCCGCTGGCAGATTACGAGCATTTGTACAGTAAAATCGGCGCGGCAAAAATCGGTGACATTCTGGAAAACTTTGAAAATGAACAGGGCGGCCGCTGGCACGACGGCGACCGTGTGTGCTTATTGGGCATGGTTGCCGGAATAAAAACGAAGGTTACGAAAAACAATAGTACTATGGCATTTGTTACATTGGAGGATTCCTGTGGCGCAATGGAAATACTCGTCTTCCCGCAGACACTTGCGCACGTTTCCCCGCTGCTGGAGGAGGGGAAAGCACTGTGTGTAACCGGTAAACTGAGTGTGCGTGAGGAGGAGGAACCCAAGCTCCTTTGTGACGATGTGCGTGCAGCAGCCGATGCGGAATCTGCACAGCGACAGCCGCCGGTACCGCCTGCCGTTCCTGCTGCGGGCAAGCACGTAAAACCGGGACTTTATCTGAAGGTACCGAATGAAACTGACCCCGCATATCTGCGAGCAAAGAAGTATCTGGCAGTTTTTGATGGACGCACACAGCTGTATGTTGTTTTTGCACAAGAAAAGAAAATGTTCCGCGCCCCGGCTTCCTGCGGCGTAGACGTAAATGAAGTACTTTTGCGGGAACTGCGCGGACTTCTGGGCAATACAAATGTTGCGTACGTGCAATAATTATCCATGTTGAAAGTACAATAGTCCATATAATGCCCTTGTAGATTGTTAAAAAATAGACTATAATGAAAGTGTTTTGAATGATAAGGAATCCTGTCGATTTTCGACAGTTCCTGTAGATTGGTTAATGCTTGAATTGGAGGTTTTTGAAATGAGTGCAAAGTCCATTGCTGTTTTGACCAGCGGCGGTGACGCTCCTGGCATGAACGCGGCTGTCCGCGCAGTAGTGCGCGCTGGCATTTCGAAGGGATTTGGAGTTTTGGGGGTTCGCCGCGGTTACAACGGCTTGCTTTCCGGGGATGTAGAAGAAATGAACCTGCGCAGTGTTTCCGATATCATCGGCCGCGGCGGCACCGTTCTCTACACTGCCCGCAGCCCAGAATTCAACACGCCGGCGGGTGTGCAGAAGGCGGCTGAGGCCTGCAAGAAGCTGAATGTGGTCGGTATCGTTGTAATCGGCGGCGACGGCTCCTTCCGTGGTGCACGCGACCTGACCGGCGCAGGTGTACCCTGCATTGGTCTGCCAGGTACGATTGACAATGATATTGCTTCCAGCGAATATACCATTGGTTTCGATACAGCTATGAATACCGCAGTTGAGATGATTGACCGCATCCGCGACACTGCCGAGTCCCATGACCGCTGCAGTGTGGTAGAAGTGATGGGCCGCCGCTGCGGTGATTTGGCACTGCAGGTTGGTGTTGCAGTTGGTGCAACTTCTATTCTCGTTCCTGAAGTCGAGTGGGACTTCCAGAAAGATATTATCGACCGTATGCGTTTTGCGCAGAAGAGCGGTAAACAGCACTTCATTATTATGGTTGCAGAAGGTGTTGGCGGCACAACCGAGTTGGCAAAGAAGATTCAGGAAACAACCGGCATCGAAACTCGTGCTACCATTTTGGGCCATGTACAGCGTGGTGGTTCCCCGACTCTGCGTGACCGCGTTGTTGCCAGCGAAATGGGCTATCGTGCAGTGGAACTGCTGGAAGCAGGCAGCAGCAACCGCGTTGTGATTATGCGCGGCGGCAAGATTGTTGACCTTGACATCACAGAGGCATTGAGCATGCAGCGCGTCTTCGACAAGAAGCTGTATGATATTGCTCTGCAGATTTCCATCTGATTTTTATAATTAAAAACGGCACCGAAAGCGTTTCCGCTTTTCGGTGCCGTTTTTTGTGCATTAAGAGAAAGCAGCAACCGTGTCCTGCATTTCTTCAAAGGAAGACGGATCTGCTTCCCTTATTTTTTGCTGAACGGCATCCGGCTGCGAATAAAAGAA containing:
- a CDS encoding DNA polymerase III subunit alpha, producing the protein MFVHLHLHTEYSLLDGACRIERLLDTAQARGDKAVAITDHGVMYGAVDFYKAAKKRGIKPIIGCEVYVAQRSRFDRTRELDGENRHLVLLCENNTGYQNLIQMVSRAWTEGFYSKPRVDMELLGKYHEGIIALSACLAGEIPRALSANDYPLAKEAALRYEAIFGENNFYLELQDHGLPEQKRINPQIIRLSQETGIPLVVTNDCHYIEQEDNEMHHILLCIQTNHTLDEEGGLEFGSKEFYYKTEEQMRALFPEHPEAADNTAKIAERCNVEFEFGKTKLPRFDTPNGQDNVAYFREKCYAGLHRHYGGNPPPEITQRLEYELDTIQKMGYVNYYLIVHDFVRHAKEVGIPVGPGRGSGAGSLAAYCIGITGIDPIQYDLLFERFLNPERVSMPDFDIDFADDRRPEMIDYVVDKYGADHVAQIVTFGTMAARGSVRDVGRVLGMSYAAVDSVAKLIPTVPGQNITLDKALESSKELRARYDEDPQVKRLLDMARKLEGMPRNASTHAAGVVITDKPVAEYVPLAKNNDSTVCQYTMTTLEELGLLKMDFLGLRNLSVIHDAEEMIQREKPDFKISEIPLDEPKVYALFTAGNTEGIFQFESAGMRSMMMQMKPEKLEDLIAANSLYRPGPMEFIPKYIQNRQHPERITYAHPLLKPILKVTYGCIVYQEQVMQVFRTLAGYSLGRADIVRRAMSKKKHDVMQREKEIFIHGLQAEDGTWEVPGCLRNGVDEQTALKIYGEMESFASYAFNKSHAAAYSYLAYQTAYLKCFYPRQYMAALLTSVLDSTGKLSGYIAECGRLHIRVLAPDINSSEAAFTVCGKDIRFGLLAVRNLGRGLIDAVIGERRQFGAYRSFYDFCKRTFDKMNRRSLESFVKCGALDGLGSNRREMMTAVPLVLDALANDKRRNVEGQIGFFDQPDEPNGAEEDFQMPSMSDYSTGDRLAMEKEVTGMFLSGNPLADYEHLYSKIGAAKIGDILENFENEQGGRWHDGDRVCLLGMVAGIKTKVTKNNSTMAFVTLEDSCGAMEILVFPQTLAHVSPLLEEGKALCVTGKLSVREEEEPKLLCDDVRAAADAESAQRQPPVPPAVPAAGKHVKPGLYLKVPNETDPAYLRAKKYLAVFDGRTQLYVVFAQEKKMFRAPASCGVDVNEVLLRELRGLLGNTNVAYVQ
- the pfkA gene encoding 6-phosphofructokinase: MSAKSIAVLTSGGDAPGMNAAVRAVVRAGISKGFGVLGVRRGYNGLLSGDVEEMNLRSVSDIIGRGGTVLYTARSPEFNTPAGVQKAAEACKKLNVVGIVVIGGDGSFRGARDLTGAGVPCIGLPGTIDNDIASSEYTIGFDTAMNTAVEMIDRIRDTAESHDRCSVVEVMGRRCGDLALQVGVAVGATSILVPEVEWDFQKDIIDRMRFAQKSGKQHFIIMVAEGVGGTTELAKKIQETTGIETRATILGHVQRGGSPTLRDRVVASEMGYRAVELLEAGSSNRVVIMRGGKIVDLDITEALSMQRVFDKKLYDIALQISI